The Leadbetterella byssophila DSM 17132 DNA window ACATCAATTGGAGATAGGATTTATTCCAAGGATTTTAACGGAGTACGCGCATTCTAGGACAGGTATAGATATCCATCCTGGGGCGAAGATTGGTGAGCATTTCTACATTGATCACGGTACGGGTGTGGTGATCGGTGAAACCACATTTATAGGTAAAAATGTAAAGATTTACCAAGGGGTGACTCTGGGAGCGTTATTCGTGGAGAAATCTCTGGAAAATACGAAACGTCATCCTACGGTGGAGGATGATGTGATCATCTATGCCGGTGCTACGATACTTGGCGGAAATACGGTCATCGGTGCAGGAAGTATCATTGGAGGTAATGTGTGGTTGACTAAAAGTGTGCCTGCCGGCTCTACGGTTTATCACAAGCCGGAAATTCAAGTGATTTCAAACGAAACGACAATATAACCTTGTTTATAAATTACCAGGAGTACCAAGCCATGTATGAGGTAGAAGACAGCCTCTGGTGGTATAGGATTTTGCATGATAGAGTAGTAGAGGAGTTGAAAGCCCTTCCTCATTTCACTCAATTAAAGATCTTAGATGCCGGGTGCGGAACGGGCGGATTGATGTCCCGACTTCTCAAGGAAGGCGTGCAGGATATTCAGGGTTTTGATTTTAATGAACATGCTGTAGCCTTTAGCGGAGATCGAGGCCTGAATGTTCAGCAGGGAGACATAACTCGTTTTTCCTTAGGGCAGTTTGATGTAGTTATCAGTAATGATGTTTTGTATCAAATGGACGATGAAGGACTAGAGCAAGCCTTTTACCGACTGTATGCTGCGCTTAAGCCGGGTGGGATATTGATTACGAATAACCAGGCTTTCCCGGTATTTCGTGGGATTCATGATTTAGCCGTAGGAAGTAAGCGGAGATTTGTGCTGAAAGACTTTGAAAAATTACTTGAAAAATATCCGGATTTAAAGTTGGAAAAGGCTACGTATTGGTCTCTGTTTTTGTCTCCCTTTATATTGATAGCCAGAACTATACAAAGAATTCAATTGAAATTAAATTTGGTAAAGGAGGTTAAATCTGATGTTTCATTGCCTTCGCCTTGGCTGAATCAGTTCTTTTATACGCTTTGTACCTGGGAAAGGAAAATATTAAAGGCTTCTCCTTTTGGCAGTTCCTTGTTTCTAAGAATCAGGAAAGCTTAGGTTTTTGGAACAATCTTCGTAAATAAAGCTTAATTTTGCACTTTCTTTTAAAATTGCAAGATGAGTGTTAGAGTGAGATTTGCACCGAGCCCCACAGGGCCTTTGCATATTGGCGGGGTACGCACCGCATTATATAATTACCTCTTCGCCCGTAAGATGGGTGGGAAAATGTTGCTTCGTATAGAGGACACGGATCAAACTCGTTTCGTTCCCGGTGCTACAGATTATATTCAGGAGGCATTACAATGGCTTGGGATAGAGATAGACGAAGGTGTAGGCGTAGGAGGAGATGCTGGTCCGTACGTACAGTCAGAGCGAAAGGACATCTATGCAAAATATGCACAACAATTACTGGATGAGGGTAAAGCCTACTACGCTTTTGATACCCCCGAGGAGTTAGATCAGATGCGTAAGGAGTTAGAGGCTGCTAAAGTGGATAATATCTCTTACAATGCCTTCACCCGTATGAAGATGAAGAATTCTATCACCTTGCCTGCTGAAGAAGTTGAAGAGAGAATTTCTTCCGGTCAGCCTTATGTGATCCGTTTGAAGGTTCCATTGAAGGATGAGGTAAGGTTTAAAGATCTGGTTCGCGGATGGGTTTCCGTACATTCTTCTACCATAGATGACAAGGTCTTAATGAAAAGTGATGGGATGCCTACTTATCACTTGGCGAATATTGTGGATGACCACATGATGGGAATTACCCATGTTATACGTGGAGAGGAATGGTTGCCTTCAGCCCCTTTGCACATTTTATTGTATAAGGCTTTTGGATGGCAAGCACCTGAGTTTGCGCATTTGCCTTTACTTTTGAAACCGGAAGGAAATGGAAAGTTAAGTAAGAGAGATGGCTTGTTGGGTGATTTCCCTGTATTCCCTTTGGAGTGGAAGGATCCAAACACCGCTGAGATTTCCAGAGGTTTTCGTGAAGATGGATATTATCCGGAGGCGGTGATGAACTTCCTGGCACTATTGGGGTGGAATCCGGGTAATGATCAGGAGATTCTTTCTAAAGAAGAATTGATCTCTCTCTTCGATATTCATAATATCCAAAAAGCCGGAGCTCGCTTTGACGTGCAGAAAGCCAAATGGTTCAATCAGCAATATCTAAGAAAGAAAGATAATGCCGTTTTAGCGGATGAGTTGAAGGCTAGTTTGCCTCAACCTGAATGGGCAGAAAAGATTGTGGCCTTGATGAAGGACCGAGTGGACTTCGTTAAGGAAATGACTCAAGGTGTAACTTTCCTATTTGCATCTCCGGACACTTATGAGGAAGAGGTAGCTGCAAAGAAATGGGATGATTTAGCTAAGCAAGCCATGCCGGTGATCATTTCCACTTTGGAAGGCGTTTCAAACTTCCAGTCTCAGGATTTGCATGATGCTTTATTCTCAGGTTTAGAAGCCGCATCTATTAAACCGGGTAAAGTGATGCAAGCTTTACGTTTGGCGGTTACAGGTCAAGGTAAAGGGCCTGATTTGATGCTGATTATGGAGATTATAGGTAAAGAAGAAACGTTGAAGCGACTGAATAAAGCTTTAGATGTTTTAGGAAGATAAAAGAAGAGGCTGTCCAAAATGGTCAGCCTCTCATGTTTTTTGCTATTTTTATTCGTACCCCCCTACAGGCAGGGTGTCTAAATATTCAATTCTCAGACCACCCATCTACCTTTTTAGACGGCTCCTTTGTTTTAGCGTTTTAATGGGATTTCTTTATTGATCTCTACTATATCTACTTCATCCCTCTTAGATATTCCTAAAAGGTGTTCAGAGAAGTAATCCGCCATCTTCCAGAAGAAGTATTCAGTCATGTTGCCGAAGGCATGACGCTGCCCCGGTAATAAGACAATATCAAATCTCTTATTGGCTTTAATCAGTGCGTCAGCCATGCGAATGGTGTTAGCGGGATGGACATTATTGTCAATGTCTCCTGTGGCTAGAAGTAATTTGCCTTTTAGATTCTTAGCTAGTTCTGTATTCTTCTCAATAGCGTAAGAGAAGGTAGTATCTCCTTTGGCACTTACTTTTTCCGTTACGCCGTGATGACGTTCACTCCACCATCTGTTGTAAATATTGTTTTCATGGTTACCGGCAGCTGAAACGGCTACTTTAAAGAAGTCAGGATAAACTAGCATAGCAGCAGTACTCATGAATCCACCTCCGGAATGTCCGGTAATTCCTACTTTGTTGATATCTATGTATTTATGTCTTGCTGCTAATTGTTCTACGGTAACCTTTTTGTCTTCTAAACCATAATCCCTAAGGTTGCCATATCCATACGTATGGTACCATTTGGAGCGGGCAGGGTGCCCTCCTCTGTTGCCTACCGTAATCACTATGAAGCCCATTTGTGCCAAACGATCTACACGATCCATGCTTCTACCAAAAGATTTGTTAACGGCTTCCGTTTGTGGACCTGGATATACATATTCTATGATAGGATAGGTTTTGGTAGAGTCAAAGTCGAATGGCTTGTACATCACTCCGTATAGGTCAGTGATTCCATCTCCGGCTTTTACTTTGAAAGGTTCAGGGAACTTGTAGCCTGCGGCAAATAGAAGGCTTAGGTCTGCTTCCTCTAATTTCAGTATAAGATTTCCTTTGTTATCATATAGATCTGAGATCGGTATGGTGTTTACTCTAGAGGAGTTATTTACAAAGTACTTGCCGCTTTCACTAGTCATGATTTGGTGATCAAAGTTGCCTTTGTTCAATAATTTAGGTTCTCCTCCTAGAAGCGACTGTGCATAGTGGTGTAGGTAATAAGGGTCTTCACCTGTCTCTTTTCCGTTAGCCGTAAAGGTGTAGGTTTGGGTTTTAGGATCATATCCTGTTACGTCTTCTGTGTTATAATCTCCTTGTGTCAATTGACGTATTAAGGTGCCGTCCTTTTGGTATAGGTAGAAATGGCCCCATCCGTCTCTTTGCGACCAGTGTATAAACTGTGTATTATTATTGACAAAATAAGGTTTCTTGATGTCTAGATAGACATTTGACCTTTCACTAACCACGTTTCTCACTGAGCCATCTACTCCAACGGCTACGATATCAATTCTCTTCAGGTCTCTACTGGATCTGCTGATATAGAATTCTTTTTCGTCGCCCAACCAATAATTGATATACAGTTTGCCTTTGTAGCTGCTTTTGTCTCTGTTTTTGGTATAGATGCTTACCGTTTGGTTTTTAAAAGCATTGACGTGGATCTTTTTTGAAGTAAGGGTCTCTGCATTAAACAAGTGAAGTTCTACCTCTGTGGAGTCCGTTTCTCCGGGCATTTGATACTTGTAAGTTTCTAAAGTAGGGCGTTTTCCTCCTACGTTATTGATAACCCACATGGGATTAAGGTGACGATTGTCTTTGCGGGTAAGGACGAAGTATTTTGCGTCGGGCGACCAACTTATCCATACGTTTTTCCTTTTGGATTCTTCCTTTTCATCTCCGCCGGTGGTGGTGCTGTATTGGTCTCCACCCCAGGCATAATATTGAACTCCATCTTTAGTGATCTGGTGTTCTACTATAGTGGAGTCGTTTTCATCTTTGATGGCCTTTTCGAAGTTAGCTCTATCCATCCAGTATAGGTTGTAATTCTTCGCGAAGAAGATTTTCATGGTGTCTGGAGAATAAGAGGCCCAGGTAGGTCTGGGTTTAACCTTAAGAGATTCATTGATCTCTTTTACCTGTTTAGTGAGCAAGTCATATTCTAGGTAGAATGTTTTCTTTTTGAGAGAATCAGCTTTGTTCTTGAGTTTAGCTAGTTCTTCTTTTGATTTTATAGTGTCTTTTGTGCTTTTTACTTCGAATCGAATGCTTCTTTCGTCTTCTGTAAATTCTAGGTTTTCAATAGGTAGGTGTTGGGCGTCAAAGGGGTTCTTTACTATGCGGGTGATCTGACGGGCCAAGTCGCTATTGTCGAACAGGGGCTGTTTGGTTTTGGCATTAGGATCTACGAGGTACCATTTCTTACCTGAGGAGGTTTGGTATTCGTACCAAAATTTATCTGAATGATTGATCCAGGAAGGCCTTACTTCAGTGGAGAAGATGAGGGTCCTAAGTTTGGTAGGGGAGAATTTTGCAGCCTGTTCGTAGTTAGGTTTTTGTGCCCAAGTGAGAGCGGAACTCAGCAGGATTAGGGTTAAAGTTTTTCGCATGATGTTAAAAAATGTTTCGAAGCGAAAGTATAAAAAAAAGGTGTTAAGCTGTGTGTAAGCAAATGAAAGTTTTTTATAAGGATGTGAAACTTGTTGGTAGTTTATAGTTAAAAAAGACTATAAAAAGCGGGTTGAACCGACAAATGATAGTATAAAAAAAGTAAATAATTGTATTTTACTAATTAGTATATATATTTTTTAAGGATGTTTTTTGGGGATGCAAGCGGTACCGTTAAATAAAAATACGAATGGTAATGTTTTAGGTTTTGAATTATTGTTTTATTTTCAAATCGGAATTATTTCGTGTTATCCTATAAAGCTAGAAAACAAATGCATAAGGTTATGAAAGAAAAGGTTGGAATTATTGTGGTGTTGCTTCTCCTATTACTGGGAATTTTAGGAATGTAAGTGACGGTCGCCGGTTGAGGTTTGGGAGCTTTAACGGGTGGTGTTAAGAGGGAGTTAGAAACTCCCTGGTATTAATTTTGGGGAAGTAATTTCTCCAGTTTATTGATCATATCTTCTTTTTCACGCAACATTCTCTCGTAGAGTTGAATTTTTTCTTCGTGAAGCTGAACTATCTTATCGATAGGATTAAAGATGGGTTGATAATTGAATAATGAGTTGCCAGTGGCGTGGTCATTATTATTTACGGTATTTGCGATTATGGTGATCGCTTTTTCTTCATCAAAATTCTTGATGGCCATATCTGGTATATTTAGGGCTTTTGAAACCTTGTAGAGCACTTCGGGTTCAAGTACGGCTTTTTGTTCCATCAATGAAACCTTTTTCTGGGTCCAGTCTTCGCCCAGTTCTTGTGCTAAGGCTTCTTGTTTAATGCCTAGCATTTCCCGAAATCTTTTAACATTTTTTCCTTCGTGTATTTTTGGTTCCATGAGCATACATTTACTATTCAAACTTACTTAAAATTTTTGAGAAAATATAGAAGGATTTCGACATCTATTTTATCCCATTTTTTGACTTTTTTATTCTCTTATTTTCTAGCGTAGAATTTTTCTTCCTATTTCATTTGCAATGGTTATCAGCTTTTGATTTCTGCAAGCAGGTAGTCCAGCAATGTGCCCGGACGTTCACCTAAAGCTTTTGCAAGTAGGTATATCTCATCAGCTCTCATTTTCAAACAATCTTGTGTAGCGAATTCGCTTATGCGGTTAGGTCTAATTCCTGTGGTTCTAGCTAAAGCAGCTTGATTTATAGATTTGGATTCCAGGTATTTTCCGAAAGGTGTCTTTTTCTTGGTCATACTCTTATGTATTGCAATATAAATATATTAGAAAACGATATAAATTTTTGCTTGGTGTATTGAAAAACGTTATGTTTATAGCGAAAAAAGATAACATAGTTTTTATGAGACTAGTTCTTCCTCAACCTGAATATTACAAGATAGCCCTTCTGAATTTGCTTAAGTTGTTGCAGCTTAAAGGAATACCAAAAGAAAGTATTGAAGACGTAAAGCGTGTTTACGAATTGTTGGAAATTTTAGATGCTAACATTAATGAGCAAAACATTTCTTAAGACCCATGAACATTGAAAACATCAACCTCATCAAACTGAAAAACGGTAATGAAGCCGGACTGTCCTATTTCTATCGTAGATTTTTCCCCTGGTATACCTTTCGTGCATTTAGGTATATGAGGGATGATTTAGATGCGCAGTGTGCTGTACAGGAAGCGTTTTTACGTCTTTGGCTTAATCGGGCACAGGTGGATTCAGTAGAGAGTATGCATGAGTTTCTTAAGCGCCAAGTGCAAGAGGCCGCGAAAGCCTTCCATAGGAAACGAAGTAATGAGTTTAGGAAAAGTATGCTTTATTATTTTGATTATGATGACCCTGATATCCTAATAGGTCATAGGGCGGTGGAAGAGGAGGTTACAGAAGAACTTCAACCGGATGCATCAGATCAAGAGAAGCTAGATTCTATCCATCGTTTGTTGCCGCATTTAGGGAGAGAGCAGGAGTTGTTCATTCGTCTTTGTCTTCGTTTTAATTTCAATTATGAGCGTATAGCCTTCTACTTAGGGGGGATTCGGGATTATGAAGTTGCTAATAAGGTGAACAAATGTATAGTTCAGCTGAAGACCTTAGTAGCTGATAGTAGCAAGTTAAGTAGTGCTTCGAAGATGGAAACGATAAGGGTAGATGAGCGCTTAACGCCTGAGCAAGCGGAGGTCTTAAAGCTGAGATATGAATTAGGTGCTTCCTTTGATGATATTGGTCAAGCCTTACAAATGCCTGTTTCGCGGGTAAGGGAAATCTTTATACAAGCTTTTACTGTTTTTAAACATGGAAAAAATCATTCTTACTCGAAAAATACAGTTAGTTATTCCTTGTAAGGATAGAGAAATTTTGAAATCCTATTATGACCGTCTATATGAGTTCCAAAGGCATACATGTAAAGCTGCGAACTTGATTCATACCCATTTATTTATACAAGACAGGTGGAAAGAGATGGTATACCTGGCGGAAGACGCTAAGATATCTTTGGCGGATCATAAAAAGAAAGAAGGAGGGGTGCTGAATACTTCAAGGATGAACTCTACTTATAGGCAGTTAAGTGCACATTTTCTGAAGGTTCTTCCTTCCAATACCATGAGTAATCTAAATCAAGCGGTATACAGGACTTATCAAGCGAATAGAGACCTGTATTGGAGAGGAGAGAAGTCATTGCCTAACTATAGGAGGGATATACCCATTCCATTTTCCAGTAGAGAGATGAGATGGGAGGAGGCAGGAGACGGAAAGAATTTCCTACTATATCTCTTTCGAATCCCCTTCAAGACCTATTTAGGTAGAGATAGATCAGAATTAAAGTCTCTTTTGAAGAAGATAGTCAAAGGTGAGATTGCTTTACGCCAGAGTGCATTGCAGATTAAGAACAATAAGATCTATCTCCTTGCCAGTGTGGAAGTGGAGAAGGCTAAACATAGTTTGGATAAAACCCTGATAGCGGAAGTTGCCCTTTCATTAGAATATCCTTTGGTCATTAAAATTGGTAAAGATGAATTTCAAATTGGATCCAAAGAGGAATTCCTTTATAGAAGGTTATCTATCCAAGCTGCCCGGAGAAGACTTCAGCAAGCTTGCGCCTACAGATCAGGAGGGAAAGGGAAAGAAGAGAGGTATAAGTGTTTAAAGCACTATAAAGAAAAGGAGAAGAATTACATTGAAGAGAAACTACATCTCTACAGCAGGAGGTTAATAGACTATTGTGTTAAGGCTGGTGCCGGAACCATTCTTTTGGTCAACCAATCCTATAAGGAAGAATTAGCAAAGGAAGATCCTATGCTTTTGAGGAATTGGAGTTATTATGGACTTAAGGAGAAGATTGCTTATAAGGCAAAGATGGCCGGTATACATGTGCTAGTAGAATAAAAAGATTTTTTTAGGGGCTGTCCGCACAGCCTTAGGTTGGGGCTATTCGCACTCAATAAGTGAAAGCATGCGGTTAAGGCGTGAGAAACCTACATCTAAGCTTGTAATTCCAGTTTTTGTGGCGTTTAACTGGACTTTTGGGATTATTTCGGGGATTTATTTTCTTTTTCAAATGAATTTTCATTTTCCATTTGCGCTGATAAAAGTACACGTCTACATTTGAAACTATAGTTAACCTATAGAATAAATATATTAAATATGAAGCACGTCTATTTTTATCGTCATTGCCTCCTGGCCTTGCCATTATTGCTGATATTTGGCAGTGCATGGGCAAACAGGAATTTAGAAGGTCTAGTGAAGGATGCAAACGGTCCTCTGCCCGGAGTGTCTATAGCCATTAAGGGTCAACTCGCTGCTGCCATTTCAGATGCCGATGGTAGGTTCAGTTTGCAGATTCCAGATGCTAAGGTGGTACTCGTTTTTACCAGCGTGGGGTATAAATCCAAAGAAGTAGAAGTCCTACCTGGTTTTAATACCCAGCTTGTAGTGGAATTAGAGGAAGATAACCAGCAGTTGACGGAACTCTTGGTAGTAGGTTACGGCACTAGAAACAAGAATGAATTCACAGGGTCTGCCGTACAGATCAAAGGAGATGCCATTAAAGAACAACCTGTTCAGTCTTTTGATCAAGCCTTACAAGGGCGAGCAGCCGGTGTAAGTATTGCACAACCTAACGGAGTACTTAACAACCCTCCTGTGATAAGAATCCGTGGGGTCAATTCCATTTCCTTAAGCTCTTATCCACTCATCGTAGTAGACGGTATACCTGTAAATACAGGTAATGTTTCCGGGGATTCAAACGTGCCGAATAACCCTTTAGGTGACATTAACCCTGCGGATATTGAATCTATAGATATCCTTAAAGATGCAGCATCTACGGCCATCTACGGTTCTAGAGCCGCAGCAGGGGTTCTTTTGATCACCACTAAAAGAGGAAAAGAAGGAAAGGCCAAAGTTAGTTATGAAGGTTGGGTAGGAGCTTCTGAAGCTGTTCGACTGCCAAAACTTCTCAATGCGGAACAGTTTGTGGCCATCAAAAATGAAGCAGTTTTGAATTCTAGGATTTTAGCAGGACAATCCGTTGAAAATTACGAACAGTTCTTCGCTGATCAGCACCCTGATGGCACACCTGTAGATACGCGATGGTATGACTACATTTATAGAACCGGTGTGTCCCACCATCATGGACTAAATATCTCCGGAGGAACTGCTGCAACTTCCTATTTCTTCTCCGCCAATTATTCCGACCAAAAAGGCTTCTTACAAGACAATGATTTCCGCAGAGCAGGGGTAAGATTTAATATAGACCATAGAGTAAGCGAAAGACTAAAACTTAGAGGTAACTTTAGTTTTAACAATACTTTTAACCAGTCTCCTAACTCCGGTTCTTTGCCTAATAATGCTCAGTTGATCATAGGAGCAGCGAGGATGTCATTTATCCTTCCGCCAAACGTGGATCCATACCTTCCTGACGGGTCTTGGAACGTCACCTCTACAGGCCAGATAGGAAATGGAAAGAATAAGATAGTTAGTGCCTATTATAATCCTGTGGCTCTTTTTGCTTTGTCAAAATATACTTCGGAGAACGACAGGATTCTAGGTAACCTTGGGGCAACATTGAACCTAGCAAAAGGATTAGATTTGAATACTACCTATTCCATTGACCGCTTAAAGGTTGAAAATATAGGCTTTAACAGCTCCAAAGTAGGAAGTTCCTCAACGACAACCGGAGGTAATGCTTATCAAATAGCGGCTTTGAGGAACAACTGGAACTGGACCACCACTTTGCAGTATGACCTACGAAGGTCTACAAGTCACTTAGGTTTATTGGCCGGATATGATGTACAGAAATTTGAAAACTCGTCATGGGGTGCCTCTGTTACTCAGGCGGCTGATACGTATTTCGAAAACTACCAAGGCACTTGGGGAAATATCACACCGACCGGTAATTCTTTGGAAGAAAAAGCTTATATCTCCTATTTTGGTAGGATCACCTATGATTATTTGGATAAATACTTCCTTACACTCAATTATCGGAGAGACGGAAGTTCACCTCTAGGTGCGAATTACAAATTTGGGGATTTTGGAGGAGCTTCCCTGGGATGGTTGATTTCTGAAGAAGCTTTCTTCCCTAAAGGTGATATACTTAGTTCCGCCAAAGTAAAGGCTAGTTGGGGTAGAGTAGGGAATGGTAATATAAATAATGCCTATGGTTCCTTAGAACTGTATGGAGCATCTTTATACGGCACAGTGCCTACATGGGGT harbors:
- a CDS encoding helix-turn-helix domain-containing protein, whose translation is MTKKKTPFGKYLESKSINQAALARTTGIRPNRISEFATQDCLKMRADEIYLLAKALGERPGTLLDYLLAEIKS
- a CDS encoding sigma factor-like helix-turn-helix DNA-binding protein, producing the protein MNIENINLIKLKNGNEAGLSYFYRRFFPWYTFRAFRYMRDDLDAQCAVQEAFLRLWLNRAQVDSVESMHEFLKRQVQEAAKAFHRKRSNEFRKSMLYYFDYDDPDILIGHRAVEEEVTEELQPDASDQEKLDSIHRLLPHLGREQELFIRLCLRFNFNYERIAFYLGGIRDYEVANKVNKCIVQLKTLVADSSKLSSASKMETIRVDERLTPEQAEVLKLRYELGASFDDIGQALQMPVSRVREIFIQAFTVFKHGKNHSYSKNTVSYSL
- a CDS encoding helix-turn-helix transcriptional regulator — encoded protein: MEPKIHEGKNVKRFREMLGIKQEALAQELGEDWTQKKVSLMEQKAVLEPEVLYKVSKALNIPDMAIKNFDEEKAITIIANTVNNNDHATGNSLFNYQPIFNPIDKIVQLHEEKIQLYERMLREKEDMINKLEKLLPQN
- a CDS encoding S9 family peptidase; translated protein: MRKTLTLILLSSALTWAQKPNYEQAAKFSPTKLRTLIFSTEVRPSWINHSDKFWYEYQTSSGKKWYLVDPNAKTKQPLFDNSDLARQITRIVKNPFDAQHLPIENLEFTEDERSIRFEVKSTKDTIKSKEELAKLKNKADSLKKKTFYLEYDLLTKQVKEINESLKVKPRPTWASYSPDTMKIFFAKNYNLYWMDRANFEKAIKDENDSTIVEHQITKDGVQYYAWGGDQYSTTTGGDEKEESKRKNVWISWSPDAKYFVLTRKDNRHLNPMWVINNVGGKRPTLETYKYQMPGETDSTEVELHLFNAETLTSKKIHVNAFKNQTVSIYTKNRDKSSYKGKLYINYWLGDEKEFYISRSSRDLKRIDIVAVGVDGSVRNVVSERSNVYLDIKKPYFVNNNTQFIHWSQRDGWGHFYLYQKDGTLIRQLTQGDYNTEDVTGYDPKTQTYTFTANGKETGEDPYYLHHYAQSLLGGEPKLLNKGNFDHQIMTSESGKYFVNNSSRVNTIPISDLYDNKGNLILKLEEADLSLLFAAGYKFPEPFKVKAGDGITDLYGVMYKPFDFDSTKTYPIIEYVYPGPQTEAVNKSFGRSMDRVDRLAQMGFIVITVGNRGGHPARSKWYHTYGYGNLRDYGLEDKKVTVEQLAARHKYIDINKVGITGHSGGGFMSTAAMLVYPDFFKVAVSAAGNHENNIYNRWWSERHHGVTEKVSAKGDTTFSYAIEKNTELAKNLKGKLLLATGDIDNNVHPANTIRMADALIKANKRFDIVLLPGQRHAFGNMTEYFFWKMADYFSEHLLGISKRDEVDIVEINKEIPLKR
- a CDS encoding SusC/RagA family TonB-linked outer membrane protein, encoding MKHVYFYRHCLLALPLLLIFGSAWANRNLEGLVKDANGPLPGVSIAIKGQLAAAISDADGRFSLQIPDAKVVLVFTSVGYKSKEVEVLPGFNTQLVVELEEDNQQLTELLVVGYGTRNKNEFTGSAVQIKGDAIKEQPVQSFDQALQGRAAGVSIAQPNGVLNNPPVIRIRGVNSISLSSYPLIVVDGIPVNTGNVSGDSNVPNNPLGDINPADIESIDILKDAASTAIYGSRAAAGVLLITTKRGKEGKAKVSYEGWVGASEAVRLPKLLNAEQFVAIKNEAVLNSRILAGQSVENYEQFFADQHPDGTPVDTRWYDYIYRTGVSHHHGLNISGGTAATSYFFSANYSDQKGFLQDNDFRRAGVRFNIDHRVSERLKLRGNFSFNNTFNQSPNSGSLPNNAQLIIGAARMSFILPPNVDPYLPDGSWNVTSTGQIGNGKNKIVSAYYNPVALFALSKYTSENDRILGNLGATLNLAKGLDLNTTYSIDRLKVENIGFNSSKVGSSSTTTGGNAYQIAALRNNWNWTTTLQYDLRRSTSHLGLLAGYDVQKFENSSWGASVTQAADTYFENYQGTWGNITPTGNSLEEKAYISYFGRITYDYLDKYFLTLNYRRDGSSPLGANYKFGDFGGASLGWLISEEAFFPKGDILSSAKVKASWGRVGNGNINNAYGSLELYGASLYGTVPTWGLAQAGNPDLGWETSDQTNVGLEFGLLKNRIQGEVTWFNNDVNGLILSSPQAPSKGIPGDAILANVGSLYNRGLEISLSGDVVKKGKFSWNANLNFTIVKNRVTALAEGNADIIGTTHVAANAFNITRVGFSVGSLYGAVVDGVNPENGRQIFINKNGEKVQFTHVAGPGDYRWSYLDGREAPAITAADYQILGNALPIFYGGFNHSFSYSSWDAGLNFTFAGGNYIMNGTRATLLDQRYFNNSTEILKRWQKPGDITDIPRLVYNDQLSNGNNGPVSTNVEKGDFVRLQNISLGYRVPFTLVNRLGANSIRVYAQVSNAFLWTKYSGLDPESSSNSNSNTSPGVELNAIGQARTYTFGINLGL
- a CDS encoding class I SAM-dependent methyltransferase → MFINYQEYQAMYEVEDSLWWYRILHDRVVEELKALPHFTQLKILDAGCGTGGLMSRLLKEGVQDIQGFDFNEHAVAFSGDRGLNVQQGDITRFSLGQFDVVISNDVLYQMDDEGLEQAFYRLYAALKPGGILITNNQAFPVFRGIHDLAVGSKRRFVLKDFEKLLEKYPDLKLEKATYWSLFLSPFILIARTIQRIQLKLNLVKEVKSDVSLPSPWLNQFFYTLCTWERKILKASPFGSSLFLRIRKA
- the gltX gene encoding glutamate--tRNA ligase — translated: MSVRVRFAPSPTGPLHIGGVRTALYNYLFARKMGGKMLLRIEDTDQTRFVPGATDYIQEALQWLGIEIDEGVGVGGDAGPYVQSERKDIYAKYAQQLLDEGKAYYAFDTPEELDQMRKELEAAKVDNISYNAFTRMKMKNSITLPAEEVEERISSGQPYVIRLKVPLKDEVRFKDLVRGWVSVHSSTIDDKVLMKSDGMPTYHLANIVDDHMMGITHVIRGEEWLPSAPLHILLYKAFGWQAPEFAHLPLLLKPEGNGKLSKRDGLLGDFPVFPLEWKDPNTAEISRGFREDGYYPEAVMNFLALLGWNPGNDQEILSKEELISLFDIHNIQKAGARFDVQKAKWFNQQYLRKKDNAVLADELKASLPQPEWAEKIVALMKDRVDFVKEMTQGVTFLFASPDTYEEEVAAKKWDDLAKQAMPVIISTLEGVSNFQSQDLHDALFSGLEAASIKPGKVMQALRLAVTGQGKGPDLMLIMEIIGKEETLKRLNKALDVLGR
- the epsC gene encoding serine O-acetyltransferase EpsC, which translates into the protein MDKKFIEFLYNKHQNVPDIPPSKDITAWALRVFDLLFPERSKDFFRSADEVEGEFWNIGNDLKAILNATAECRNCGSEEKSRAFVDGIPELYRILSTDLDAILKGDPAAKSMYEVIRVYPGFFAIFFYRVAHALHQLEIGFIPRILTEYAHSRTGIDIHPGAKIGEHFYIDHGTGVVIGETTFIGKNVKIYQGVTLGALFVEKSLENTKRHPTVEDDVIIYAGATILGGNTVIGAGSIIGGNVWLTKSVPAGSTVYHKPEIQVISNETTI